A window from Salvia miltiorrhiza cultivar Shanhuang (shh) chromosome 2, IMPLAD_Smil_shh, whole genome shotgun sequence encodes these proteins:
- the LOC131011878 gene encoding filament-like plant protein has protein sequence MEKKKWLWKRKSSERSPGESESSGSFSSPSERYSDEQDASRESPNGSVQSPEITSKLSFTDDEVKENMKRLTEKLSAALVNVSAKEELVKQHAKVAEEAVAGWEKAENEVSALKQQLEIALQQNVNLEVRVSHLDGALKECVRQLRQGRDEQEKRISDAIAEGNREWESRKVELEKQIVHLQARTEAKESENSSVNNPKSLLVLESVEKENLFLKQEMKARCKELESVIIERDLSIQAAETASKLQLESIKKVAKLEAECRRLQSLARKSSPVNNLKLAPTSHFYAESLTDSHSDSGERLNAVEMDACRTCNVDRNGSEPSCSDSWASALIAELDQFKNEKLLASSLTACSIEFDMMDDFLEMERLAALPDTKSNTPFTASESTSGESVSMVNPLRAELDSMTQRVAELEKKLEQMEAEKAELEAALDESQGLVKAAETKTDELQKELKAVNEAKELLESQLIGMEVEARTMSANVDLLNTEIQSERTLSAELSVKCRELETVSVLQKNTPPNSNGELKIKQEDLAVAADKLAECQKTIASLGMQLKSLATLEDFLIDTTNIPGFSNGTLSGADMPKDETSHSTRTGDGPGGNVGNGSSEEAPAPFALLTNHLTAAKSRNGFGKFFSRSKSGVELVNRQD, from the exons ATGGAAAAGAAGAAATGGCTGTGGAAGAGAAAATCTTCTGAGAGGAGCCCTGGTGAAAGTGAAAGCTCAGGATCATTTTCTTCTCCTTCTGAGAGATACTCGGACGAACAG GATGCATCGAGAGAATCTCCAAATGGTAGCGTACAGTCGCCAGAAATAACGTCTAAACTCTCATTTACTGACGACGAAGTGAAAGAAAACATGAAGAGGCTGACGGAGAAGTTATCAGCTGCTCTTGTGAATGTCAGTGCTAAAGAAGAACTCGTCAAGCAGCATGCGAAAGTTGCTGAAGAAGCTGTTGCTG GGTGGGAGAAGGCAGAAAATGAAGTGTCAGCATTGAAGCAGCAGCTCGAGATTGCGTTGCAGCAGAATGTGAACTTGGAAGTTCGAGTCAGCCATCTCGATGGTGCTCTCAAGGAATGCGTAAGACAGCTGAGACAAGGACGAGACGAGCAGGAAAAAAGAATCTCTGATGCCATAGCAGAGGGAAATAGGGAGTGGGAGTCCAGAAAAGTTGAACTCGAGAAGCAAATTGTTCACCTCCAGGCACGAACAGAAGCAAAAGAAAGCGAAAATTCTTCTGTTAATAACCCCAAGTCTCTTCTAGTTCTTGAGAGTGTGGAGAAAGAGAACTTGTTTCTGAAGCAAGAGATGAAGGCTCGCTGCAAGGAGTTGGAAAGTGTTATAATCGAAAGGGATTTAAGCATACAAGCTGCAGAAACTGCGAGCAAGCTGCAGTTGGAGAGTATTAAAAAGGTTGCTAAGCTTGAAGCTGAATGCAGGAGGCTTCAATCTCTTGCTCGAAAATCATCTCCCGTGAACAATTTGAAGCTCGCCCCGACTTCCCATTTTTATGCTGAATCTTTAACGGATAGTCACTCGGATAGTGGGGAGAGGCTGAATGCAGTAGAGATGGATGCTTGTAGGACGTGTAATGTGGACAGAAACGGGTCTGAACCAAGCTGCTCGGACTCATGGGCATCAGCCTTGATTGCAGAGCTCGATCAATTCAAAAACGAGAAACTCTTGGCAAGTAGTCTAACGGCCTGCTCCATTGAATTTGATATGATGGATGATTTTCTCGAGATGGAGCGCCTAGCTGCATTACCTGATACTAAGAGCAACACCCCTTTTACAGCGTCTGAATCTACTTCGGGTGAATCAGTTTCCATGGTTAATCCGCTTAGAGCTGAGCTCGATTCAATGACTCAACGAGTAGCTGAGTTGGAAAAGAAGTTGGAGCAGATGGAAGCCGAGAAGGCTGAACTCGAGGCTGCTTTAGATGAAAGTCAAGGATTGGTCAAGGCAGCTGAAACGAAGACGGATGAACTCCAGAAGGAGCTGAAGGCCGTGAACGAGGCTAAGGAGCTGCTCGAGTCTCAACTCATTGGCATGGAAGTAGAAGCAAGGACCATGTCTGCAAATGTCGATCTTCTGAACACAGAAATCCAAAGCGAACGTACGTTATCAGCAGAACTATCGGTCAAGTGTCGAGAGCTGGAGACCGTAAGTGTTTTGCAGAAAAACACACCACCAAATTCAAATGGTGAACTCAAGATAAAACAG GAGGATCTAGCCGTGGCTGCTGATAAACTCGCGGAGTGCCAGAAGACAATAGCATCTCTTGGAATGCAGCTCAAATCCCTCGCGACGTTGGAGGATTTCTTGATTGACACGACCAACATACCGGGGTTCTCTAATGGCACGCTGAGTGGTGCTGACATGCCAAAGGATGAAACGAGCCATTCTACAAGGACGGGGGACGGGCCTGGTGGTAATGTGGGTAACGGGAGCAGCGAGGAAGCTCCGGCACCCTTTGCTTTGTTAACCAACCATCTGACTGCGGCCAAGAGCAGGAATGGTTTTGGGAAGTTTTTCTCTCGAAGCAAGAGCGGCGTCGAGCTTGTTAACAGGCAAGATTAG
- the LOC131011880 gene encoding chlorophyllide a oxygenase, chloroplastic-like: MSAIATAAALSLPISLSRSNNFHARKCLRGGVGVFAIIGEEGGLVERKSPWTSLFDVEDPRLKVPQYKGKFLDVNQALEVARYDIQYCDWKARQDVLTIMLLHEKVVEVLNPLAREFKSIGTLRKELAELQEALAQAHNQVHISEARVSTALDKLAYMETLVTDKILQDRNTTGSELLLPTPSTSSSPSLAPAKSRQPKRSINVSGPVQPYNDHLKNFWYPVAFSAGLKDDTMMPIDCFEEPWVLFRGKDGKPGCVQNTCAHRACPLHLGSINEGRIQCPYHGWEYSTDGKCEKMPSTKFLNVKIKALPCFEQEGMIWIWPGNDPPTANLPSLLPPSGFQIHAEIVMELPVEHGLLLDNLLDLAHAPFTHTSTFAKGWSVPSLVKFLTPASSLQGYWDPYPIDMEFRPPCMVLSTIGISKPGKLEGQSARECSTHLHQLHVCLPSSRQKTRLLYRMSLDFAPILKHVPFMQHLWRHFADKVLNEDLRLVLGQQERMINGANVWNLPVSYDKLGVRYRLWRDSVERGSKEIQSQYNFLDQ; encoded by the exons ATGTCCGCCATTGCTACTGCTGCTGCTCTTTCTCTTCCCATCTCCCTTTCTCGATCCAACAACTTTCACGCCAGAAAG TGTCTCAGGGGAGGGGTTGGGGTATTTGCTATCATTGGAGAGGAAGGTGGGCTGGTTGAGAGGAAAAGCCCTTGGACTTCACTCTTTGATGTGGAAGATCCGCGGTTGAAGGTCCCTCAGTATAAAGGCAAGTTTCTCGACGTGAATCAAGCTCTAGAGGTGGCTAGATATGACATACAATACTGCGATTGGAAAGCCAGACAAGACGTTCTCACAATCATGCTTCTGCATGAAAAG GTTGTGGAAGTATTAAACCCTCTTGCGCGGGAATTCAAATCTATTGGAACTCTTCGGAAAGAACTAGCAGAGTTGCAGGAGGCACTGGCACAAGCCCACAACCAG GTACATATATCAGAAGCAAGGGTGTCCACTGCTTTAGACAAACTAGCCTACATGGAAACGCTGGTTACTGATAAAATTTTGCAAGATAGAAACACGACGGGATCCGAATTGTTACTCCCTACTCCAAGCACTTCTTCCTCTCCATCTCTTGCACCTGCGAAGAGCAGGCAGCCCAAGAGAAGCATTAATGTGTCTGGTCCCGTCCAACCTTACAACGATCACCTGAAAAACTTCTGGTATCCCGTTGCTTTTTCTGCAGGCCTCAAGGATGACACTATG ATGCCAATTGATTGCTTTGAAGAACCTTGGGTTCTTTTCCGCGGAAAGGATGGCAAACCAGGGTGTGTTCAGAATACTTGTGCTCACAGGGCCTGCCCGCTCCATTTAGGTTCGATTAATGAGGGCCGTATACAGTGTCCTTATCATG GATGGGAATACTCTACTGATGGAAAGTGTGAGAAAATGCCCTCTACGAAGTTCCTCAACGTGAAGATCAAGGCACTGCCATGCTTCGAGCAAGAGGGAATGATCTGGATTTGGCCAGGGAATGATCCTCCAACAGCAAACCTTCCTTCGCTATTACCACCTTCGGGATTTCAAATACATGCTGAG ATTGTTATGGAACTTCCTGTGGAACATGGGCTCCTACTAGACAACCTTTTGGATCTTGCACATGCTCCTTTTACTCATACTTCGACGTTTGCTAAGGGATGGAGTGTTCCGAG CTTGGTGAAATTTTTGACACCGGCATCTAGTCTGCAAGGTTACTGGGATCCGTATCCCATAGATATGGAATTCCGACCACCTTGCATGGTGCTATCAACGATTGGGATCTCCAAGCCTGGGAAATTAGAAGGGCAGAGCGCAAGAGAGTGCTCGACTCATCTTCACCAACTTCACGTCTGCTTACCTTCTTCTAGACAGAAGACGAGGCTGTTGTACAGAATGTCACTCGACTTTGCTCCTATTCTGAAACACGTTCCTTTCATGCAACACCTGTGGAGACATTTTGCTGACAAG GTTCTGAATGAGGATCTGCGGCTCGTACTTGGTCAACAGGAGCGCATGATCAACGGTGCAAATGTTTGGAACTTGCCAGTGTCCTATGACAAGCTGGGAGTAAGGTATAGGCTATGGAGGGATTCAGTCGAACGAGGATCGAAAGAGATACAGTCACAATACAACTTTCTTGACCAATAG
- the LOC131011881 gene encoding BTB/POZ domain-containing protein At1g21780-like isoform X5 encodes MADTKVETIARLAQWKIESFGPTNPYKRSDPFKIGIWNWYLHLSVEKNRSVYIRLFPEPSRLSKEQPPLARFVIRVSTSASNRRPYVSPIHERLLRSSDDFACPIDINFQGRFVIDVEFLDLKICPLNPLELQGGEGSSIWPSDGLMQSQASQSTLRCLYRMLDEEIHADVTINLSDGPLRAHRAILSASSPVFLSMFQHDLKEKESSTIDILDMTSESCMALLRYLYGTISQEDFWKHRLALLSAANKYSIIDLKDACEESLLEDINSGNVLERLQEAWLYQLDKLKKGCLVYLLDFGKIYDVREEMNDFFRQADRELVVEMFQELLAVWKPT; translated from the exons atGGCGGACACGAAAGTGGAGACGATAGCAAGGTTGGCGCAGTGGAAAATCGAGAGTTTCGGGCCAACCAACCCGTACAAGAGATCCGACCCCTTCAAAATCGGCATTTGGAACTGGTACCT GCATTTATCGGTGGAGAAAAACCGCTCCGTTTACATCAGGCTTTTCCCCGAACCGTCTCGACTTTCCAAGGAGCAGCCGCCGCTTGCTCGCTTCGTCATTCGTGTTTCCACCTCCGCCTCCAATCGCAGGCCCTACGTTTCGCCCA TTCACGAGAGACTACTTCGTTCTAGTGATGACTTTGCTTGTCCTATTGATATTAACTTTCAAGGACGTTTTGTCATTGACGTTGAGTTTCTGGATCTTAAGATCTGCCCTCTAAAT CCTCTTGAACTTCAGGGTGGAGAAGGCAGTTCTATATGGCCCAGCGACGGACTGATGCAAAGTCAAGCGAGCCAAAGCACTCTCAGATGTCTCTATCGTATGCTTGATGAGGAGATTCATGCAGACGTCACCATCAACTTATCTGATGGACCTTTACGAGCTCACAGAGCGATTCTCTCTGCTAGTTCTCCCGTCTTTCTGAGCATGTTCCAGCATGATCTCAAGGAGAAAGAGTCTTCAACAATCGACATTCTAGATATGACATCCGAGTCCTGCATGGCCCTTCTCCGTTACCTGTATGGGACGATAAGCCAGGAAGATTTCTGGAAGCACCGGCTAGCATTGCTGAGCGCAGCAAACAAGTACAGCATTATAGACTTGAAGGATGCTTGCGAAGAGAGCCTGCTAGAAGATATCAACTCGGGAAACGTGCTCGAGAGACTGCAAGAAGCTTGGCTCTACCAACTTGATAAATTGAAGAAGGGATGCTTGGTTTACTTGCTTGATTTTGGCAAGATTTATGATGTGAGAGAAGAAATGAATGATTTCTTCAGGCAGGCAGATAGAGAACTAGTTGTGGAGATGTTCCAAGAGTTGCTTGCAGTTTGGAAACcaacataa
- the LOC131011881 gene encoding BTB/POZ domain-containing protein At1g21780-like isoform X2 — translation MSYVHYFTAPHLVFKSKTPHTQWKSSFLSLSHTMADTKVETIARLAQWKIESFGPTNPYKRSDPFKIGIWNWHLSVEKNRSVYIRLFPEPSRLSKEQPPLARFVIRVSTSASNRRPYVSPIHERLLRSSDDFACPIDINFQGRFVIDVEFLDLKICPLNPLELQGGEGSSIWPSDGLMQSQASQSTLRCLYRMLDEEIHADVTINLSDGPLRAHRAILSASSPVFLSMFQHDLKEKESSTIDILDMTSESCMALLRYLYGTISQEDFWKHRLALLSAANKYSIIDLKDACEESLLEDINSGNVLERLQEAWLYQLDKLKKGCLVYLLDFGKIYDVREEMNDFFRQADRELVVEMFQELLAVWKPT, via the exons ATGAGTTATGTCCATTACTTTACTGCCCCTCATCTCGTATTCAAG TCAAAAACCCCTCACACACAGTGGAAGTCAagtttcctctctctctcacacacaatGGCGGACACGAAAGTGGAGACGATAGCAAGGTTGGCGCAGTGGAAAATCGAGAGTTTCGGGCCAACCAACCCGTACAAGAGATCCGACCCCTTCAAAATCGGCATTTGGAACTG GCATTTATCGGTGGAGAAAAACCGCTCCGTTTACATCAGGCTTTTCCCCGAACCGTCTCGACTTTCCAAGGAGCAGCCGCCGCTTGCTCGCTTCGTCATTCGTGTTTCCACCTCCGCCTCCAATCGCAGGCCCTACGTTTCGCCCA TTCACGAGAGACTACTTCGTTCTAGTGATGACTTTGCTTGTCCTATTGATATTAACTTTCAAGGACGTTTTGTCATTGACGTTGAGTTTCTGGATCTTAAGATCTGCCCTCTAAAT CCTCTTGAACTTCAGGGTGGAGAAGGCAGTTCTATATGGCCCAGCGACGGACTGATGCAAAGTCAAGCGAGCCAAAGCACTCTCAGATGTCTCTATCGTATGCTTGATGAGGAGATTCATGCAGACGTCACCATCAACTTATCTGATGGACCTTTACGAGCTCACAGAGCGATTCTCTCTGCTAGTTCTCCCGTCTTTCTGAGCATGTTCCAGCATGATCTCAAGGAGAAAGAGTCTTCAACAATCGACATTCTAGATATGACATCCGAGTCCTGCATGGCCCTTCTCCGTTACCTGTATGGGACGATAAGCCAGGAAGATTTCTGGAAGCACCGGCTAGCATTGCTGAGCGCAGCAAACAAGTACAGCATTATAGACTTGAAGGATGCTTGCGAAGAGAGCCTGCTAGAAGATATCAACTCGGGAAACGTGCTCGAGAGACTGCAAGAAGCTTGGCTCTACCAACTTGATAAATTGAAGAAGGGATGCTTGGTTTACTTGCTTGATTTTGGCAAGATTTATGATGTGAGAGAAGAAATGAATGATTTCTTCAGGCAGGCAGATAGAGAACTAGTTGTGGAGATGTTCCAAGAGTTGCTTGCAGTTTGGAAACcaacataa
- the LOC131011881 gene encoding BTB/POZ domain-containing protein At1g21780-like isoform X1, protein MSYVHYFTAPHLVFKSKTPHTQWKSSFLSLSHTMADTKVETIARLAQWKIESFGPTNPYKRSDPFKIGIWNWYLHLSVEKNRSVYIRLFPEPSRLSKEQPPLARFVIRVSTSASNRRPYVSPIHERLLRSSDDFACPIDINFQGRFVIDVEFLDLKICPLNPLELQGGEGSSIWPSDGLMQSQASQSTLRCLYRMLDEEIHADVTINLSDGPLRAHRAILSASSPVFLSMFQHDLKEKESSTIDILDMTSESCMALLRYLYGTISQEDFWKHRLALLSAANKYSIIDLKDACEESLLEDINSGNVLERLQEAWLYQLDKLKKGCLVYLLDFGKIYDVREEMNDFFRQADRELVVEMFQELLAVWKPT, encoded by the exons ATGAGTTATGTCCATTACTTTACTGCCCCTCATCTCGTATTCAAG TCAAAAACCCCTCACACACAGTGGAAGTCAagtttcctctctctctcacacacaatGGCGGACACGAAAGTGGAGACGATAGCAAGGTTGGCGCAGTGGAAAATCGAGAGTTTCGGGCCAACCAACCCGTACAAGAGATCCGACCCCTTCAAAATCGGCATTTGGAACTGGTACCT GCATTTATCGGTGGAGAAAAACCGCTCCGTTTACATCAGGCTTTTCCCCGAACCGTCTCGACTTTCCAAGGAGCAGCCGCCGCTTGCTCGCTTCGTCATTCGTGTTTCCACCTCCGCCTCCAATCGCAGGCCCTACGTTTCGCCCA TTCACGAGAGACTACTTCGTTCTAGTGATGACTTTGCTTGTCCTATTGATATTAACTTTCAAGGACGTTTTGTCATTGACGTTGAGTTTCTGGATCTTAAGATCTGCCCTCTAAAT CCTCTTGAACTTCAGGGTGGAGAAGGCAGTTCTATATGGCCCAGCGACGGACTGATGCAAAGTCAAGCGAGCCAAAGCACTCTCAGATGTCTCTATCGTATGCTTGATGAGGAGATTCATGCAGACGTCACCATCAACTTATCTGATGGACCTTTACGAGCTCACAGAGCGATTCTCTCTGCTAGTTCTCCCGTCTTTCTGAGCATGTTCCAGCATGATCTCAAGGAGAAAGAGTCTTCAACAATCGACATTCTAGATATGACATCCGAGTCCTGCATGGCCCTTCTCCGTTACCTGTATGGGACGATAAGCCAGGAAGATTTCTGGAAGCACCGGCTAGCATTGCTGAGCGCAGCAAACAAGTACAGCATTATAGACTTGAAGGATGCTTGCGAAGAGAGCCTGCTAGAAGATATCAACTCGGGAAACGTGCTCGAGAGACTGCAAGAAGCTTGGCTCTACCAACTTGATAAATTGAAGAAGGGATGCTTGGTTTACTTGCTTGATTTTGGCAAGATTTATGATGTGAGAGAAGAAATGAATGATTTCTTCAGGCAGGCAGATAGAGAACTAGTTGTGGAGATGTTCCAAGAGTTGCTTGCAGTTTGGAAACcaacataa
- the LOC131011881 gene encoding BTB/POZ domain-containing protein At1g21780-like isoform X4, which produces MSYVHYFTAPHLVFKSKTPHTQWKSSFLSLSHTMADTKVETIARLAQWKIESFGPTNPYKRSDPFKIGIWNWHLSVEKNRSVYIRLFPEPSRLSKEQPPLARFVIRVSTSASNRRPYVSPIHERLLRSSDDFACPIDINFQGRFVIDVEFLDLKICPLNGGEGSSIWPSDGLMQSQASQSTLRCLYRMLDEEIHADVTINLSDGPLRAHRAILSASSPVFLSMFQHDLKEKESSTIDILDMTSESCMALLRYLYGTISQEDFWKHRLALLSAANKYSIIDLKDACEESLLEDINSGNVLERLQEAWLYQLDKLKKGCLVYLLDFGKIYDVREEMNDFFRQADRELVVEMFQELLAVWKPT; this is translated from the exons ATGAGTTATGTCCATTACTTTACTGCCCCTCATCTCGTATTCAAG TCAAAAACCCCTCACACACAGTGGAAGTCAagtttcctctctctctcacacacaatGGCGGACACGAAAGTGGAGACGATAGCAAGGTTGGCGCAGTGGAAAATCGAGAGTTTCGGGCCAACCAACCCGTACAAGAGATCCGACCCCTTCAAAATCGGCATTTGGAACTG GCATTTATCGGTGGAGAAAAACCGCTCCGTTTACATCAGGCTTTTCCCCGAACCGTCTCGACTTTCCAAGGAGCAGCCGCCGCTTGCTCGCTTCGTCATTCGTGTTTCCACCTCCGCCTCCAATCGCAGGCCCTACGTTTCGCCCA TTCACGAGAGACTACTTCGTTCTAGTGATGACTTTGCTTGTCCTATTGATATTAACTTTCAAGGACGTTTTGTCATTGACGTTGAGTTTCTGGATCTTAAGATCTGCCCTCTAAAT GGTGGAGAAGGCAGTTCTATATGGCCCAGCGACGGACTGATGCAAAGTCAAGCGAGCCAAAGCACTCTCAGATGTCTCTATCGTATGCTTGATGAGGAGATTCATGCAGACGTCACCATCAACTTATCTGATGGACCTTTACGAGCTCACAGAGCGATTCTCTCTGCTAGTTCTCCCGTCTTTCTGAGCATGTTCCAGCATGATCTCAAGGAGAAAGAGTCTTCAACAATCGACATTCTAGATATGACATCCGAGTCCTGCATGGCCCTTCTCCGTTACCTGTATGGGACGATAAGCCAGGAAGATTTCTGGAAGCACCGGCTAGCATTGCTGAGCGCAGCAAACAAGTACAGCATTATAGACTTGAAGGATGCTTGCGAAGAGAGCCTGCTAGAAGATATCAACTCGGGAAACGTGCTCGAGAGACTGCAAGAAGCTTGGCTCTACCAACTTGATAAATTGAAGAAGGGATGCTTGGTTTACTTGCTTGATTTTGGCAAGATTTATGATGTGAGAGAAGAAATGAATGATTTCTTCAGGCAGGCAGATAGAGAACTAGTTGTGGAGATGTTCCAAGAGTTGCTTGCAGTTTGGAAACcaacataa
- the LOC131011881 gene encoding BTB/POZ domain-containing protein At1g21780-like isoform X3 — translation MSYVHYFTAPHLVFKSKTPHTQWKSSFLSLSHTMADTKVETIARLAQWKIESFGPTNPYKRSDPFKIGIWNWYLHLSVEKNRSVYIRLFPEPSRLSKEQPPLARFVIRVSTSASNRRPYVSPIHERLLRSSDDFACPIDINFQGRFVIDVEFLDLKICPLNGGEGSSIWPSDGLMQSQASQSTLRCLYRMLDEEIHADVTINLSDGPLRAHRAILSASSPVFLSMFQHDLKEKESSTIDILDMTSESCMALLRYLYGTISQEDFWKHRLALLSAANKYSIIDLKDACEESLLEDINSGNVLERLQEAWLYQLDKLKKGCLVYLLDFGKIYDVREEMNDFFRQADRELVVEMFQELLAVWKPT, via the exons ATGAGTTATGTCCATTACTTTACTGCCCCTCATCTCGTATTCAAG TCAAAAACCCCTCACACACAGTGGAAGTCAagtttcctctctctctcacacacaatGGCGGACACGAAAGTGGAGACGATAGCAAGGTTGGCGCAGTGGAAAATCGAGAGTTTCGGGCCAACCAACCCGTACAAGAGATCCGACCCCTTCAAAATCGGCATTTGGAACTGGTACCT GCATTTATCGGTGGAGAAAAACCGCTCCGTTTACATCAGGCTTTTCCCCGAACCGTCTCGACTTTCCAAGGAGCAGCCGCCGCTTGCTCGCTTCGTCATTCGTGTTTCCACCTCCGCCTCCAATCGCAGGCCCTACGTTTCGCCCA TTCACGAGAGACTACTTCGTTCTAGTGATGACTTTGCTTGTCCTATTGATATTAACTTTCAAGGACGTTTTGTCATTGACGTTGAGTTTCTGGATCTTAAGATCTGCCCTCTAAAT GGTGGAGAAGGCAGTTCTATATGGCCCAGCGACGGACTGATGCAAAGTCAAGCGAGCCAAAGCACTCTCAGATGTCTCTATCGTATGCTTGATGAGGAGATTCATGCAGACGTCACCATCAACTTATCTGATGGACCTTTACGAGCTCACAGAGCGATTCTCTCTGCTAGTTCTCCCGTCTTTCTGAGCATGTTCCAGCATGATCTCAAGGAGAAAGAGTCTTCAACAATCGACATTCTAGATATGACATCCGAGTCCTGCATGGCCCTTCTCCGTTACCTGTATGGGACGATAAGCCAGGAAGATTTCTGGAAGCACCGGCTAGCATTGCTGAGCGCAGCAAACAAGTACAGCATTATAGACTTGAAGGATGCTTGCGAAGAGAGCCTGCTAGAAGATATCAACTCGGGAAACGTGCTCGAGAGACTGCAAGAAGCTTGGCTCTACCAACTTGATAAATTGAAGAAGGGATGCTTGGTTTACTTGCTTGATTTTGGCAAGATTTATGATGTGAGAGAAGAAATGAATGATTTCTTCAGGCAGGCAGATAGAGAACTAGTTGTGGAGATGTTCCAAGAGTTGCTTGCAGTTTGGAAACcaacataa
- the LOC131011884 gene encoding acetyltransferase At1g77540: MAEEKKKIVWNEREKKFETEDKKAYLEYEMRGSKVMDITHTYVPPSKRGLGLAADLCAAAFNHAHNHSLSVIPTCSYVSDTFLPRNPNWNSIVHKEESKSSI; the protein is encoded by the exons ATGgcggaggagaagaagaagatagtctggaacgagagagagaagaaattcGAGACGGAAGATAAGAAAGCATACCTTGAATACGAGATGAGGGGCAGTAAAGTAATGGACATAACTCATACGTATGTGCCGCCCAGCAAGAGGGGGCTAGGCCTCGCCGCCGATCTCTGCGCCGCCGCCTTTAATCACGCTCACAACCACTCCCTCTCCGTCATTCCAACTTGCTCCTATGTTTCG GATACGTTTCTTCCCCGAAACCCAAACTGGAACTCCATCGTGCACAAGGAAGAATCCAAGTCCAGCATCTGA
- the LOC131011882 gene encoding F-box protein 7: MTSDYAVKLAAELESASRLRAAQFLVTQRPWLDLYGVNVRPVTPFRSLSKPFVETSLLHRTLPDELLFEIFSKMSPYTLGRATCVCRKWRYTIRNPVFWRNACLRAWQLNGIVENYKILQSMYHGLWRKMWLLRPRLRTDGLYVSRNTYIRAGVAEWRTTNPVHIVCYFRYMRFYPSGRFLYKNSSQKVKDVAKYMNVRSSRSDTDSVFSGQYTLAEDKVEAAILYPGLRPTVLRIRLRLRGTIEGANNRMDLISLVTSGVNDAEASGPDEAILGVVEGWQEDETHNPDVPAVSHKRGLTPFVFVPFDEVEKSVLNLPVEKMDYFVPG; this comes from the exons ATGACTTCTG ATTATGCGGTCAAACTTGCagcggagcttgaatcagcttCGCGTTTGAGAGCTGCTCAATTCTTGGTGACGCAGAGGCCGTGGCTTG ATCTTTATGGGGTTAATGTCAGACCTGTTACTCCTTTCCGTAGCTTGAGCAAACCGTTTGTTGAAACATCACTTTTACACCGCACCTTGCCTGATGAGTTGCTTTTTGAG ATATTTTCAAAGATGAGTCCTTATACCCTTGGGAGAGCAACTTGTGTCTGTCGAAAATGGAGATATACTATCCGTAACCCTGTGTTCTGGCGAAATGCATGCTTAAGGGCTTGGCAG CTGAATGGAATTGTGgaaaattataagattctcCAATCAATGTATCATGGCTTATGGCGGAAAATGTGGCTTTTAAGACCAAGACTTCGGACTGATG GGCTTTATGTCAGTCGGAATACCTACATTCGTGCTGGGGTTGCAGAGTGGAGAACCACCAATCCTGTGCATATT GTTTGCTATTTCCGCTACATGCGATTTTATCCATCTGGAAGGTTCCTTTATAAG AACTCATCGCAAAAAGTAAAAGATGTTGCAAAATACATGAATGTTCGTTCATCAAGATCTGATACTGATAGTGTTTTTAGTGGACAGTACACACTTGCTGAAGATAAG GTTGAAGCTGCTATTTTATATCCTGGCTTACGCCCAACTGTTTTAAGAATCCGCTTGAG GTTAAGGGGGACCATAGAAGGCGCTAACAATAGAATGGATCTGATATCACTTGTTACAAGTGGTGTGAACGATGCGGAGGCCAGTGGGCCGGATGAGGCAATCCTCGGAGTAGTTGAAGGGTGGCAGGAGGATGAAACCCACAACCCCGACGTCCCTGCAGTCTCGCACAAGAGGGGTCTCACGCCCTTCGTCTTTGTCCCATTCGATGAA GTTGAAAAATCTGTGTTGAACTTGCCTGTGGAGAAGATGGATTATTTTGTACCTGGTTGA